Proteins from a genomic interval of Diospyros lotus cultivar Yz01 chromosome 6, ASM1463336v1, whole genome shotgun sequence:
- the LOC127804496 gene encoding uncharacterized protein LOC127804496 encodes MPTKGVHRFGVSRKLSPSYIGSFEILERVGTLAYRLALPLQLSGVHNVFHMSMLRQYVPDSQHIIDYQTIKVGEDVAYKEMPVYILERNEKVLRNWSIPFVRVQ; translated from the coding sequence ATGCCTACGAAAGGCGTACACCGATTTGGGGTGTCGAGGAAGCTTAGTCCTAGCTATATTGGGTCGTTTGAGATTTTGGAACGGGTTGGCACTTTGGCCTATAGGTTGGCCTTGCCACTACAACTATCCGGCGTTCATAACGTCTTCCATATGTCCATGTTGAGACAGTACGTGCCAGATTCTCAGCACATTATTGACTATCAGACTATAAAGGTCGGGGAAGATGTGGCGTACAAGGAGATGCCTGTCTATATCTTGGAGCGGAACGAGAAAGTGTTGCGAAACTGGT